In Streptomyces chartreusis NRRL 3882, the following are encoded in one genomic region:
- a CDS encoding caspase family protein, with protein MTYLVDTAVQDGPQVHALVIGVGGYRHLRGGSDPVRHDTIVTRQLTSPPLSALAFARWVRDELRHPVAGLGSVDVLLSPGEAPEPDGRLREVEVPSADAVQRAVDRWVSRCDSHPSNVALFYFSGHGLDNGSPLLLLEDFARSRNRILDAAVNLESFVQGMRACGAGYQYYFLDSCRERTARLSSLRDTHTLPLLDIREGPEHRRDLAVLPATLSGGTAHADQHRVSDYTRALLDALAGRAASTRDGRWRVTSLDLYEAVYTLTRTAPPVQVPGMSVHGDLVLHVLDGPPDVPLGVRCDPDAAARLADVSLSGLGGAEDKRPVLELHDTVWRTVAPAGVYAVGMDFPDGHYTAPSPAGVHAFLPPDLEFTVAVERVR; from the coding sequence GTGACCTATCTCGTTGACACCGCCGTCCAGGACGGACCTCAGGTACACGCGCTGGTCATCGGGGTGGGCGGCTACCGGCACCTGCGCGGCGGCTCCGATCCTGTCCGGCACGACACCATCGTCACCCGCCAACTCACCTCCCCTCCCCTGTCCGCGCTGGCCTTCGCCCGCTGGGTCAGGGATGAACTGCGCCACCCCGTGGCGGGACTCGGCAGTGTCGACGTGCTCCTGTCCCCGGGCGAGGCACCGGAGCCCGATGGGCGGTTACGTGAGGTCGAGGTGCCCTCGGCGGATGCGGTGCAGCGAGCCGTAGACCGGTGGGTGAGCCGCTGCGACAGCCACCCGTCCAACGTCGCCCTCTTCTACTTCAGCGGCCACGGCCTGGACAACGGCAGCCCGTTGCTGCTGCTGGAGGACTTCGCGCGCAGCAGGAACCGGATCCTAGACGCCGCCGTCAACCTGGAAAGCTTCGTCCAGGGGATGCGAGCCTGTGGCGCGGGATACCAGTACTACTTCCTCGACTCCTGCCGGGAACGCACTGCCCGGCTGTCCAGCCTCCGGGACACGCACACACTGCCGCTGCTGGACATCCGGGAGGGTCCCGAGCATCGCAGGGATCTCGCAGTGCTGCCGGCGACACTGTCCGGCGGCACCGCGCACGCGGACCAGCACCGAGTGAGCGACTACACCCGTGCTCTCCTCGACGCGTTGGCGGGACGCGCCGCCTCCACGCGCGACGGCCGGTGGCGCGTGACCAGCCTGGACCTCTACGAGGCCGTGTACACACTGACCCGTACCGCCCCGCCGGTTCAGGTGCCGGGGATGAGCGTGCACGGGGACTTGGTCCTGCATGTCCTCGACGGCCCTCCGGATGTGCCTCTAGGCGTACGGTGCGACCCCGACGCCGCCGCCCGTCTGGCCGATGTCTCCCTGTCGGGCCTCGGGGGCGCCGAGGACAAGCGGCCGGTCCTCGAACTGCACGACACGGTGTGGAGGACCGTCGCGCCGGCCGGTGTGTACGCGGTGGGCATGGACTTTCCCGACGGCCACTACACCGCCCCGTCCCCGGCAGGGGTTCATGCCTTCCTGCCGCCGGACCTGGAGTTCACCGTCGCCGTGGAGCGTGTCCGATGA